In the Pectinophora gossypiella chromosome 24, ilPecGoss1.1, whole genome shotgun sequence genome, CGGAACTAATGCGACAAAAAAATCCCAGTAGTTATGTTAacagaactggggggttaaaatggccacatcgaagcaattcatctaagaaagcaatattgctatttgacagttgtttgcattgcgcacttacttttatatgcgcaaatgtcaaatagcaatattgctctcttagatgaattacttcgatgtggccattttaaccccccagttctgtTAACATAACTACTGGTATTTTTTTGTCCCATTTGTTCCGACTATTACCCACcggggggtaagcagagactggaataAAAATCTTCGAAAGAtactaaaaaaagtataaaataaatactttttacttCTTGTTTTTAGAGTGCCCACAGTCATTGGTGCCCACCCTTTTGGTGAGCGAGTCCAACTCAACCCCTCTGTACAACAGAACTAGTTTGTATTGTCATGATcactcatattttaaaagaagttgaaatatctgcaagtagatatctcaatatctaacatgaatattagctaaagttaaaagttgcgaaacgatggaatttatatggacaattaatttacctgcacttttatcgttcaagcaaatgggcatataatttaaaagtattttaatgatttaaaatattattaaatagaattaatataaattatttataattgtaaatgttacacaactaattaattaatttaataaaaagtaagtaaacagaaaaggcgggaacggaagtgagaattacgcggcgagaaaaacaaatgaagaacggggTTGGATTGGTTCCCCCACTTTTAACTAGGAGACgttggttgtggaaagaattacgatggaaattaataaatagtcgataaagtcacccAATTACAGTGTTTTCGTGAAAGTATGAAGTGTCGGGGGTGTGAGGAGATATGTCGTAATTACCAGTGGAGATGTGCCTGGGGTCGGCGGGCAGCCGCGTGCCGCGCGACACGCCGCGCAGCACGGCGCCGTCCGCCGTGATCACGTCGCCCTCCAGCCGCACTGCCACTTGCTGCGCCTGCGTGGACACGGCACGGTCAAAGTTcatagcaataaaaaaaaagaaaaaaaaacttcgacacacatatacagtcatgagtaatatcatcgTGTTAGGGTccgtatgtttattttatgagtattagattaaataattaataacagccggaataaagtcgtgaatttgtgtcacgactttattattggTATTTTGACACTGGCAgttaatttcttttgttttgacttttgatttcttcttttcgaAGAGGAACGTTTTTCCCGCTTTTTTAAAAAGGTCGGGTGCGGGAATTTTGGTCGGTTGCGGCATTCTGGAACGAATAGCTGGACAGTTAACAttgatttacaaaatataagattATTCAAGATAATTGCTGAAGTTTGATTACATCGAGCACCTCCCCAACTGAGAGCAGTAGTACTATCACaatagtataagaaaaccagtagtaggctctgcacgacaaacgcgtcgcgcgcggcCCGTTTTATATCGAAGCCTTCGAAGCGGTTGTCATACAGACCCGGCTGGTATACTCAATTATATGACAAGccgccctttgatgacgtaagtcttaccattaaattggtatctccaatattccaaggacgtaaattttattattttaagtgaattactcactaatgtatttaatgactattatttgtcacatatataaaaatcattaaaactgtatgtAACTCTTaccaaaagttcaaaattttccttgcaaagtaaataaaaacaaaattggtTGTGGGTAATTCATTTTTAccaaatggcaacgcagggggggatgacgtcagctgggctaaccttgaaatgttagctgtcacttttgagcttacatggttttcttataccataagtaatatcatgtacccactttagaaccctgtcgcactatcataatcgacatttaatgagacttacggtttaatttgtcaaaaaagatgaTGTaatatggtatcaaagtgtttacttactactcgtgaccgtacattcccttacaaaaacaactttttatcacatttttctttgacgtcacagtgggctttttcatacaaattgtatTAAGTTGGAAGGTCggtgtgaccggaccttcaagtcgaagttcggtttcgccagccacatcagagcccaccacaacaacgacccgggatagatatttaggagtcgccgtcgccagatacggtttggacgacatgatgatgatgattaagttggaaactagcctattcgggacctccggaacgtgagccctACATTCatctcaaccagtggaccatgGAGGTCAGTGACTGATAGaagcacggaatagaagaaagaggatggaaaggccgCCGAGAACCGCCGGGCCAACCCAGCTCTGTTTTACTACTAcacctgcaaacagataactacgatagctctaccgcttctcaaattccatagctactttaccggcaatgtatattttacgtgatacattgtaatttaataattacttttcgtaagacactgcatataaaagtatttttttttgataaattgccgatcatactaaggtttttagcatTCCTGTGATATGGAGGGATCTGCTTGCATGATAggcgatatttgattttttgccctgcaggttgtAATGCAGAAGACGACGTTTTAATATAAAGTTTACGGACGAGTGGAGAGCAAAGTTGAAGTACGAATTacttgctcatacttgtatggcgcgcgtttcgcgttcacttagcccttccaacctcttttcttctattccgtgggtaGAAGTTTTGTAactttacttttcttttttaatttatttataaacaaaattacatacatatacgctttaatactatcgccaaactacaaccgtagtttgttggcgtcgcgctcattccctaattttgtttaccagcatttacaacaactaccctccacccactaaaatacaaaaaaaatacttataggtATAAGTAAAAACCACACACAATTAACTTACTAAACTTAACTATACTCATCATTtaaaactatacagggtgttagtgacatcgtaacaaaaactttaaggggtgattgaagccatgattctgagatgatatcgagtggaattttccgtcgcaaaagtatggaactgaaaataataaaaaaaaaacaaacattttcatgaatattctaTGAACTTGCTACCGTATgaacttgtgcggggtgtaagtgacatcgtaacgaatactgagggggatgattcagctgattattctgagttaatatcaagtggaattttccattgcaaaagtatagaatgaaaataatttaaaaaaactaaaaaaaaccatgaattttgcgacgaaaaattacacttgatattaactcagaatcatggtctgaatcatccccctaagtattcgttacgatgtcactaacaccctgtatacacacatacatacgcaCCTACAAATACTCACTTCTTATGCCATCTAaatgattatgtatgtatgcacgcaTGTATGCATATTTACCTGTTCGGCCTGTTGCTGGTCGCGCTTCTCGTCCTCGGTGTTCATGGTGACGAACCGCAGCACCAGCAGGTTGAGGCACGCGGCCACGATGGCCAGCCCGAACAGGATGAAGATCAGCGCGAACATCACGTACGAAGGCTTGCGATTCAGCGCGTTGTCTTTCTGCAGCGCTACCATGTCGCCGAAACCTGGGGAAGCCAATATTACATCCTTTATTGTCTCTGTGGTGTCACTTTTGcccaggtttttcttgcagcttcttttccccggctatacaggttgtgagaagctgcagcagttttaggcggatgagacgttcgttatgtaaaaattgacgattcaaagtgtaactatgttacctactgaataaagatatttttgaatttgactgtggtcctgtggttcaccggcgtGAACCCCGATACCAGACCCATCCCCCTTCCCTCATCGTactgtagtgtttacataagtaagtacataaatacaccttattgtaatacacataggtataattaaatatataaattaatagaggagcgcggtggcgcagcggtaaacgcgattggtctgcgattgttgaagttaagcaactttcggttaactggtcataggatgggtgaccaaaaaaaaagttcatctcgagctcctccgtgcttcggaaggcacgttaagccgttggtcccggctgcattagcagtcgtaataaccaccaatccgcactgggtcgcgtggtggttcaaggcccgatttccctatctatccataaggaaggcccgtgccccagcagcggggatgttaatgggctggtaatgatgataaattaataagtatgtaatatattataaaatacttgaatcaATATAATCGATTTACACATCCTTAGGtatattctgtcgtctcgggcaatctggtatgtacgggggtggagtgaagacgtaaTGTGTGACAGCGAGCATCATATTGAGGCGAATACACTACACATACTCTTAAGGGATGGTTTCGGTGATAAAAACTTGAATCTCAAACTGTCGCTATAACGAACTTAAGTCATTTTAGCGGTTTTGTAAAGGTAGCAGACAGATTTACTGTCGCATGTTTGCCTGCAGCACAGACACCTTCATataaaatacctcgttttacgcagacactacacatacctacatgttatcgtacggtcacgagtactacaCACACTCAGTACAGAATACACTCTGAAActatatcacattaacttttttgacaaatgaaaccgtaagtgtcattgaatgtcaaatatgatacttagtgcgacagggttctaaagtgggtacatgatattgctcgtgactcgTGActgtatacgcgcatctgtgtgtgtgacgtcagacacccatacgattgaagactaaagtactGAGGGTAAACCTAACTTAGCCGCTCGTGGGGAGCGgacagttgccgttctacacgtagtattccTTATCCTATGTCTGCGGTTATGatttttcaatattcaatattctttatttgcatactatgatggtgtacaagttggtcAGTTACAtttgagtttcacatcacagaccctttcgggcacaacaaaagaaaaaacaagaaggaaaaaatgatcaaccgattttaaaacaaataagaaggaaaaaatgatcaACCGATGGTCAGCGATGATACCTATAGGTGTCACCACACACGAGGTCCAAGACTTATAAATAAATGCTGCCTCCAACCCTCCAACTTTTAAAAACCCGACAGAGTGGGTCTCCACCTATGTGTATGACTGTACATGTTACCGACTTATCAGTTACTAGTATGCTTACCAATAGTAGTAAGAGTAATGAAGCAATAGTAAACGCTGTCGAAGTAGCTCCAGCCCTCGAACTTGGAGAAGGCGGCGGCGCCCCCGGCGATGGTCAGCGATGATAGAGTCGTCACCACGCATATGAGGTCCACTTCTGAAGCGCTAGTTTGCTTGCAGTTCATCGCGCGCTTTATGGACTTTATTATCACACTGGAATCAAAAGCAAAAGAGTTATAAGACGTTCATTGTATGATCTTCAGAGAACACTTCTTGAAAGTCAATATTTGTAACGTTTGtgtcgaactgtaatcagttttcgaatttaaataatcaaattcaaaataatactaaaaggcatgatatcgattttatttctaCTCGAATGTGtaagtaatcgatttgtaggtatgaaatgatgaaaggtgatgacgatgaatgatgaaacctaggCCTGAAGAGAAGACTCCTAGTCCGAACTCCAAACGAATTCACTCAAAAGTCACACAAAgcgaaaataaataggtacactttgtttattgaatattccgatataataacactatcgcgaatgtttccAGACAAACTTAATGCGataattaaccacaaaacaccacaaAGCAACcgttccgttcccgccaaaaagtcctgtTTTTAGGCAGTAATTTTAAAACCCCTTTCAACATTctatattggctaataacctgacagaattaaggtGAAAGCCACACGTGATTCGGGTTGCATAACGGCGAGGTGCCTATACATATGTAtaattcgcctgggttattcattaattataaaacagttgtcaatttcccgcccctttccttttaggtggataagataatgacgggtataacttaaaagaaaattaggaggtgtctgcaggaatcggggccaataccgggttcttacacTGTTAAaaccagggatatgagactcctaatatttcaacaaaaaccgacagagggattgtgtcctctaacatgatggactaatgttatgggcgataagctgatcccttatcaccataaggttcatcatatccagcttacgacatcgtatcaacagtggctgcaagttgtttttgattacttgtggctctgcccaccccattagggataacgggcgtgagtttatgtatgtatgtatgtgatattTCAACATTGTTGCTAGTATCCTTTCACGGCACAtggttgaaatatcgggagtctcatatccctgatattAACGCGGCAAGAAACCGGCATTATGAGTTTTAAGTACCTGCTAAGCCTGTTGACCCGTTCACCGATGCTCTGGAACATGATGAGCCCGAGTGGTATCCCGACGATGGCGTAGAACATGGTGAACAACTTGCCTCCGATCGTCGCCGGCGTCGAATGCCCGTATCCTATACACATTTATCCACACTTATAAATGCTACAGACAGGATGAGACAGGGATAAGTGGAAAgagctggaggaggcctttgtcaaaagacaaatggacgaagagcataattaaacacatcttttttttttaatattatgtataagctattaaaaaaaaaaattgttacaataagtccataataaaggctatatctatctatatctaaTAAATGCAAAAGTTACTTTCTATGCTTACACCCAGCGATGTACCATTTCAGGtaatgtgcccagcagtaaaaAAGGTGCATAAGTGATTTGTTTCTCTGGTTaccacaattttatttattgaaactGAAGCAATCGCAAAAGTCTTACAAATAGGtgggtaagtaaataaatataatagaatGATAAAATTACCGAATgagaattttaatattgtacaaTAACGGAAAAGTCTGATGTATGATACATTTTCACCTAATCTCAAGAAtacctatacataatattttagtaCTCCACTAACTTACAGTGGAGCACCTTAGTGGAGTAGTATGCCCCATACTTCAGAGGGAGTATGGGGCATACTTGCAGGTACCCAGTTGTGGGACATTATAGGCTGTAACTCACCAATAGTAGTAAGCACAGTAGTGGCGTAGTAGAAAGCTCCAGTGAACTTCCATTGCTGACCAGCCTTATGTGGCTCCGACTTGAGGACTACGGTCTCCATCACACGGAAGTCTTCCTCTGTTATGTTGTATTTCCTTATTATCATGCCTTCAATTGCTATAAAAAATTAAACCTTGTATTAACTTTGGGCCCTTTTTTCTACAGATCATTGGAGGGTGAAATGCATTTCGGGTGGATGTTCCAGTGGGGTAAGTAAGTACCAATTTTTTTTCAAGTATAATTGATTAAATACTCTATGGAAATGGTGTACTTATCTAAGttacttttttgtttactaattttgttttaacatCAAGTTCAAGTTTTAGTTATCCTTAAAGACTCAGAGGTTTATATTATTAACCAATATTCTTCTTAAAACTGTCTTGTGTAGattgattatttataatattaaactcctaataaatatatgaacaaacatagacacaagTAAATTGATAAGCACATGTCAGCACAAATGCTGTTTGTGCTTTCTAAATAAGAATGATTTACAAAAGAATATAACAAAGGATGCTTTACCTTGCAGGACTTCAAATCTATTCCTCTCTGTGGTAGACTCCAGAGCATCAAACACAGCAGCACCAACCAACAGGTAAGTAAATGTGCACACAATTAAGGATAGAGTGCGAACATTTTGCTTCTTCATCACTGCCGAGTGCGACCCCGGCCTTAGGGCTACGGCCCGGTTCCTTTAAACCACTCAGTCAAATACTATCATATTGTCTCGCTCTCTCTTAAGTAACCATTGTAAGGTCCTCATAAAACAGAtcccatttttattttcaaaatgatATGCAAACTATTTTGCGGTTCTCCTTTTTTCTCTTAATTTTAATGGTGACAAATGCATCATCACAACCAGTGTATTCCGTATTTCAATttagacatttttatttttttattatatattgaaAGGgaattgtttataaataaaattctattaATAAATTGATCCCTTTATAGGAAGTCATTCTCTACTGCATTCTTGAATTTGTAATATCATTTTGGTCAATGTATTACACAACTTAGTCTGTATGTGTGCATTATTAGGTAtaaatgttttgttatttatgGAATATTTGTCGATCTGAAAAAGAATacatagttataaaataattattttaataattttaaaattatacacttGCTGGTGATGACTGGATATATCATAAAACTCTGCCAGCCCCTTTTGGGAGTATTCCCGGGGGTAACGTCTATAtaagcgtgatgttatgttactaatttaaaagtatgtaagtaaaaaagtaaaattgagaggaaaatcataaaataaatcaaaagaaAGAAAGTGTCACTAAAACTAATAATTAGTCAATGCTGTTCTTTTTTCTTTAGTAAACTACTTAACATTAAAGGTGTGTTGAAAAGAGAAAAAAGATTGGAAACATTCAAACAAAGAACTCACCTACTTTCAGCCACTAAAGGTCACGGCGACAACCGTTTGCAATTTGTACTGCGATTTTATCACAAACGGCatctataaatatttaattatctgcaaaGCTGTATCCTAAAAATAACATCGCGCTACAGTCCGCATTCATACCCATAGGTCAATGCACACACTAGAACTGGGTCAAATCATATTATCACTATTTTCGACACATTTTTCAGGGTACGGCAAAGGAAACTCCACATTACATCTTGTTTATGTCATGAGATGCCATACTGACCGGTTACAGTGCTGAATTAGGAAAAAATTAATTAGTTTTCAGCTGAAATCCTCTATGCGGTATACTGCTGTCGTTTGTCCTGTCAAAATCACTTGCACGGTTTTCCAGCATTACGGTAAAATTTTCCTATCTCAATATCATCTTGTATAATCAGCGAGTAACAATTCAGTAAATTGCATTTGgattacaaaaaataacaaaaaaataattatttttggcaCAGCAGCCTCCTTGCACTTCCTTGATTGACCTGGCTGTGTTGCCAGTgccaaattatttaaaaattcagactacattttttaatacaataggttataaaaatttaagaatgtttacaatttcaatttaatcttttaaaatgcactattttataatttagcgTCGAAATTATTTGTTTAGTTTCTTTACAAATGGAATAAAGTCGTCTGCATGTGAGAAAGGTTCTGTTCAAGTTTCGTTGTTTTACCTTGCTAGCTCTTTACTTCACTATATCATATATAAGTTAGCAACATTTCCGTTAGATGTCGCTACTTTTAAATCAGGCTTTTTTATGAGGGGTG is a window encoding:
- the LOC126377862 gene encoding potassium channel subfamily K member 9-like, which translates into the protein MKKQNVRTLSLIVCTFTYLLVGAAVFDALESTTERNRFEVLQAIEGMIIRKYNITEEDFRVMETVVLKSEPHKAGQQWKFTGAFYYATTVLTTIGYGHSTPATIGGKLFTMFYAIVGIPLGLIMFQSIGERVNRLSSVIIKSIKRAMNCKQTSASEVDLICVVTTLSSLTIAGGAAAFSKFEGWSYFDSVYYCFITLTTIGFGDMVALQKDNALNRKPSYVMFALIFILFGLAIVAACLNLLVLRFVTMNTEDEKRDQQQAEQAQQVAVRLEGDVITADGAVLRGVSRGTRLPADPRHISTGDTSLVPLYVDDDYAPSVCSCSCNCFGPNKSISYRDPLSPVPPTNIKQIKSKTYRELGSLPRYIEKSSSKNRSQSLRLNSASGYLYMNAKTNEFQIDPEDFREIVAKRRDQLRRGMMMYEMRYNNNEQYLNPYRHSISTRMETSPHSSSLYSMNFKTDNRSNDPLVDDYDSEKSSYAKKKLMKNIARNTNTKKVENYFYDDAVLHFDDEYAFDGSILFAKRRKSLEKNWDEFTCEMPRSQYAADQVSNDGSYGYYLPDDEEQQYFVNDTLTFNLPPHRASI